A single window of Salvia splendens isolate huo1 chromosome 6, SspV2, whole genome shotgun sequence DNA harbors:
- the LOC121807170 gene encoding peroxisomal and mitochondrial division factor 2-like, whose protein sequence is MADESSFHEEFADADNADSDELNQRINDLEEENTKIVKEYKQQIDELKASVEKLESENADLKNQTENAQSDNKAFGAVAARAADLEGEVSRLHHDLATAMIDLQELPGLKSELEGMKGRAVEKDVKLDAAEREKALLVVELDARDKQIQVFKKNVEELEAVVGKGKSKGSAEKDGLAMKVEKMKAEISVLQSCLDDKENLIKELERHGNDSLGKRGLVCGLRQREWMLVGGSAIATAAVMVGYIHAARKH, encoded by the coding sequence ATGGCGGACGAGTCGTCGTTCCACGAAGAATTCGCTGATGCTGACAATGCGGATTCCGACGAGCTCAATCAAAGGATCAATGATCTCGAGGAGGAGAACACTAAGATCGTCAAGGAATACAAGCAACAAATAGATGAGCTGAAGGCATCTGTTGAGAAATTGGAATCCGAGAATGCGGATTTGAAGAATCAAACAGAGAACGCGCAATCGGACAACAAGGCGTTTGGTGCTGTGGCTGCGCGCGCCGCGGATCTCGAAGGCGAGGTGTCGAGGCTGCATCACGATTTGGCGACCGCGATGATCGATTTGCAGGAATTGCCTGGATTGAAGAGCGAATTGGAGGGGATGAAAGGGAGGGCGGTGGAGAAAGATGTGAAGCTGGATGCGGCGGAGAGGGAGAAGGCGTTGCTGGTGGTGGAACTGGATGCTAGGGATAAGCAGATCCAGGTTTTCAAGAAGAATGTGGAGGAATTGGAAGCTGTGGTGGGCAAGGGCAAGAGCAAGGGTTCTGCGGAGAAGGATGGTTTGGCGATGAAGGTGGAGAAGATGAAGGCTGAAATCAGCGTTCTGCAAAGCTGTTTGGATGATAAGGAGAATTTGATCAAGGAGCTCGAGCGTCACGGCAATGATAGCCTTGGAAAGAGAGGGTTGGTTTGTGGCCTGAGGCAAAGGGAGTGGATGCTTGTGGGTGGCTCGGCCATTGCTACTGCTGCTGTAATGGTGGGGTACATACATGCTGCAAGGAAACATTGA
- the LOC121807358 gene encoding probable xyloglucan endotransglucosylase/hydrolase protein 25: MQMKLVPGNSAGILSSCRLKEQDTIDEIDFEFLGNSTTNVFAGGKGDKEQQFRLWFDPTSSFHTYSNASYLWWDNIPIRV; encoded by the exons ATGCAGATGAAGCTCGTCCCTGGAAACTCCGCTGGAATACTTTCTTC TTGTCGTCTCAAGGAGCAGGACACGATCGATGAAATCGACTTCGAATTTCTGGGGAATTCAACCACCAACGTTTTTGCCGGCGGAAAAGGCGACAAGGAACAGCAATTCCGCCTCTGGTTCGATCCGACTTCATCTTTCCACACCTATTCCAACGCATCAT ATTTATGGTGGGACAACATTCCGATCAGAGTGTGA
- the LOC121809902 gene encoding mitogen-activated protein kinase 20-like, translating into MQSDYLKKKGSKEMDFFSEYGEASRYIIQEVVGKGSYGVVCSAIDTHTGDKVAIKKIHGIFEHISDAARILREVKLLRLLRHPDVVEIKHITLPPSRREFKDIYVVFELMETDLHQVIKANDDLTREHYQFFLYQLLRALKYIHTANVYHRDLKPKNILANANCKLKICDFGLARVAFSDTPTTVFWTDYVATRWYRAPELCGSFFSKYTPAIDIWSIGCIFAEVLTGRPLFAGKNVVHQLDMITDLLGTPSMDTISRVRNDKARRYLTSMRKKPPIPFSQKFPNADPLALRLLEKLLAFDPRDRPTAQEALADPYFKGLAKVDREPSCQPISKMEFEFERRKVTKEDIRELIFREILEYHPQLLKDYINGIERTTFVYPSALDQFKKQFAHLEENIGKSSPAIPLERKHASLPRSTVVHSGAVPPKDQATVHPKDRQNGEESCGRSSRDSNGIHSSFPRTLQPPQRILQAKPGKVVGPVFPYESGNATRDAYEGRTLARTGVAPPPIPPTSCYYRSSKDRLERPAAETQKTLPPQMTKQMPNCEMAAKLAPDTAVNTGSNPFCMSRAAVMKVDHAHDRVRVDANLLQTRAPTHATTNANAAAHSKVGSVQYGMARMY; encoded by the exons ATGCAGTCTGATTACCTAAAAAAGAAG GGTTCAAAGGAAATGGACTTCTTTTCTGAGTATGGGGAGGCAAGCAGGTATATAATCCAGGAGGTTGTAGGAAAAGGAAGTTATGGTGTTGTTTGTTCTGCGATCGACACTCATACTGGTGACAAGGTTGCAATAAAGAAAATCCATGGCATCTTCGAGCACATATCTGATGCTGCTCGGATTCTCCGAGAGGTAAAGCTTCTCAGGCTTCTGCGGCACCCAGATGTTGTCGAGATCAAGCATATCacgcttcccccttcaaggagAGAATTCAAAGATATTTACGTGGTTTTTGAGCTAATGGAGACTGATCTACATCAAGTTATCAAAGCAAATGATGACTTGACACGGGAACATTACCAATTTTTTCTTTACCAATTGCTTCGTGCCCTTAAATATATTCACACGG CTAATGTCTACCACCGTGATTTGAAACCAAAGAACATCCTGGCAAATGCAAATTGTAAACTGAAAATATGTGATTTTGGATTGGCCAGAGTTGCATTCAGTGACACACCGACGACTGTATTTTGGACG GATTATGTTGCTACTAGATGGTACAGGGCTCCAGAATTATGCGGCTCGTTTTTCTCAAAG TATACTCCAGCTATTGACATATGGAGTATCGGCTGCATTTTTGCTGAGGTGTTGACGGGGAGACCACTTTTTGCTGGAAAGAATGTTGTTCATCAGCTGGACATGATAACCGATCTACTCGGCACTCCTTCAATGGATACGATTTCTCGA GTGCGTAATGACAAGGCTAGGAGATATCTCACAAGCATGAGAAAGAAGCCGCCGATTCCTTTTTCACAGAAATTTCCAAACGCTGATCCATTAGCCCTTCGGCTCTTGGAGAAGCTGCTTGCTTTTGATCCAAGGGACCGGCCTACAGCTCAAGAG GCACTAGCTGATCCGTACTTCAAGGGATTGGCCAAAGTTGACAGAGAGCCATCCTGCCAGCCAATTTCGAAGATGGAATTTGAATTTGAGAGGCGGAAGGTGACAAAAGAGGACATTCGGGAGTTAATATTCCGCGAGATACTAGAGTACCATCCTCAGCTGTTGAAGGACTACATCAATGGAATCGAGAGAACTACCTTTGTCTATCCGAG TGCTCTTGATCAGTTCAAGAAACAATTTGCTCATTTGGAAGAAAATATTGGCAAAAGCTCACCAGCGATTCCTCTTGAAAGAAAGCATGCCTCCCTTCCTAG GTCTACCGTTGTACATTCTGGTGCAGTACCACCTAAGGATCAAGCTACCGTTCATCCCAAAGATCGACAAAATGGTGAAGAATCATGCGGTCGAAGTTCAAGAGATTCCAATGGGATTCATAGTAGTTTCCCTAGAACATTGCAGCCACCGCAGAGGATCCTACAAG CTAAACCAGGTAAAGTAGTTGGCCCAGTTTTTCCATACGAGAGTGGGAATGCCACAAGAGATGCTTATGAGGGAAGAACTCTGGCACGAACGGGTGTTGCTCCTCCCCCTATCCCACCGACAAGTTGTTACTATAGAAGCAGCAAAGACAGGCTGGAAAGACCAGCAGCAGAGACTCAGAAAACCTTGCCACCTCAGATGACGAAGCAAATGCCCAACTGTGAGATGGCTGCTAAACTAGCTCCCGATACAGCAGTTAACACAGGAAGCAATCCTTTTTGCATGAGTCGGGCTGCAGTGATGAAGGTCGATCACGCTCATGACAGAGTCAGGGTTGACGCGAACCTTCTGCAGACCAGAGCTCCGACTCACGCAACTACAAACGCCAATGCAGCTGCGCACAGCAAGGTAGGTAGTGTTCAGTATGGCATGGCGAGGATGTATTAG
- the LOC121808342 gene encoding protein MEI2-like 2, translated as MEQSKNPFAGPSKAPFMGVSDKEKTAWKLPNDTRAYHTSTDASLFSTSLPVFPHMKFNFSESERVRSIDDGFPSRTKGRVADEVKDPLEDIEPHTMGNLLPGDEDELFAGLMDDFDLSGLPTQLEELDDDFFGSGGGLEIESESHENLINGISRLSMSEGISGSTISPFGFTNGVAAVSGEHPYGEHPSRTLFVRNINSNVEDSELKSLFEQFGDIRTLYTACKHRGFVMISYYDIRAARTAMPALQSKPLRRRKLDIHFSIPKDNPSEKDVNQGTLVVFNLDASVSNDDLRQIFGAYGEVKEIRETPHKRHHKFIEFYDVRAADAALKALNRSDIAGKRIKLEPSRPGGARRSLMQQLSQEQDQDEARAFLHQVGSPLADSPPGSWANYGSPVERNSLHGYSTTPKLGSLSPVGSSHLTGLASILPSHASNPVKIAPIGKDPGRMTQNQVVNKANNGQGVAFQDHYSIPDPNLSSSPGPVSPFDYSKPSSIGTLSGPQFLWGSPSVQSDHANSSAWSSSLKARPFQSSGQGIGFPYPSQRGSFLGSHHHVGSAPSGIQLERHLGFFPDSPETSYINQAAFGVTNFGRNGGSHGMNIGVPGAVNVGVTFAGNYTDSGSPGSRVMSMTRNGPLYYGNSSFGATNNDGMIDRARSRRVESGGQMDNKKQYQLDLEKIMSGEDSRTTLMIKNIPNKYTSKMLLAAIDETHKGTYDFLYLPIDFKNKCNVGYAFINMVSPSHIITFYEAFNGKKWEKFNSEKVASLAYARIQGKIALVSHFQNSSLMNEDKRCRPIVFQSESQGTGDLELFPSGNLNIFIRQPDGSYLGDSLDSPRGDSDIFGS; from the exons ATGGAGCAATCCAAAAATCCTTTTGCTG GCCCTTCTAAAGCTCCTTTCATGGGTGTTTCTGATAAAGAGAAAACTGCATGGAAACTTCCGAATGATACCAGAGCGTATCACACATCTACCGATGCTAGTTTGTTTTCTACCTCGTTGCCTGTATTCCCACACATGAAAT TTAATTTTAGTGAATCTGAACGAGTGAGATCCATTGATGATGGCTTCCCTAGTCGTACTAAAGGTCGTGTAGCTGATGAAGTTAAGGATCCGCTTGAAGATATTGAACCACATACCATGGGGAATCTTCTTCCTGGTGATGAAGACGAACTCTTTGCTGGCCTAATGGATGATTTCGACCTTAGTGGGTTACCAACTCAACTTGAGGAATTGGATGACGACTTTTTTGGAAGTGGAGGGGGTCTGGAAATTGAATCTGAAAGTCATGAGAATCTGATTAATGGTATATCGAGGTTAAGCATGTCGGAAGGTATTAGTGGAAGTACCATATCTCCTTTTGGTTTCACAAATGGTGTTGCAGCTGTTAGTGGCGAACATCCATATGGAGAGCACCCGTCAAGGACGTTATTTGTTCGCAATATCAACAGTAATGTGGAGGACTCAGAGCTGAAGTCTCTCTTTGAG CAATTTGGAGATATCAGAACTCTTTACACTGCATGTAAACACAGGGGATTTGTGATGATATCATACTATGATATCAGAGCTGCCCGAACTGCAATGCCTGCACTACAGAGCAAGCCTTTGAGAAGAAGAAAACTTGATATTCATTTTTCGATTCCTAAG GATAACCCATCGGAAAAGGATGTTAACCAAGGCACTTTGGTGGTGTTCAATTTGGATGCATCCGTATCCAATGATGACCTTCGCCAAATATTTGGAGCTTATGGCGAAGTTAAGGAG ATAAGAGAGACGCCTCATAAACGGCACCATAAATTTATCGAGTTTTATGATGTTCGAGCTGCAGACGCAGCTCTAAAGGCTTTAAACAGAAGTGATATAGCTGGAAAACGCATAAAGCTTGAACCTAGCCGGCCTGGTGGTGCCCGTCGGAG CTTAATGCAGCAGCTTAGTCAGGAACAGGATCAAGATGAAGCCCGGGCTTTCCTTCACCAAGTTGGTTCTCCTTTAGCTGATTCTCCTCCAG GTAGCTGGGCCAATTATGGCAGTCCAGTCGAGCGAAATTCACTGCATGGTTATAGTACGACGCCAAAGTTAGGAAGTCTGAGTCCTGTGGGGAGCAGCCACTTAACGGGGTTGGCTTCTATTCTCCCGTCCCATGCATCTAATCCTGTGAAAATTGCGCCAATTGGTAAAGATCCAGGAAGGATGACCCAAAACCAGGTCGTCAATAAGGCTAACAATGGCCAAGGAGTGGCTTTTCAGGATCATTATTCGATTCCTGATCCAAACTTGAGCTCCAGTCCCGGGCCCGTCTCACCGTTTGACTATTCCAAGCCGTCTAGCATCGGTACACTTTCTGGTCCTCAGTTTCTTTGGGGAAGTCCCTCTGTCCAGTCTGACCATGCCAATTCATCGGCATGGTCTTCATCTTTGAAGGCCCGTCCTTTTCAATCCAGTGGTCAGGGAATCGGTTTCCCCTACCCTAGTCAGCGTGGTTCATTTCTCGGGTCACACCACCACGTTGGATCTGCTCCTTCTGGTATTCAACTGGAAAGGCATCTTGGCTTTTTTCCCGATTCTCCAGAAACTTCATACATAAACCAGGCAGCTTTTGGTGTAACAAATTTTGGACGCAATGGTGGGAGCCATGGCATGAATATCGGGGTCCCTGGGGCTGTGAATGTAGGAGTTACTTTTGCTGGAAACTACACTGATAGTGGTTCTCCTGGTTCCCGAGTGATGTCTATGACAAGAAATGGCCCTTTATATTACGGGAACAGTTCTTTCGGAGCCACCAACAATGATGGGATGATTGATCGTGCTCGTAGTAGAAGGGTTGAGAGTGGAGGCCAAATGGATAACAAGAAGCAGTATCAACTAGATTTGGAGAAGATTATGAGTGGTGAAGATAGCAGAACTACGTTGATGATTAAGAACATACCAAACAA GTATACTTCAAAGATGCTACTGGCTGCTATCGATGAAACCCATAAGGGCACATACGATTTTCTCTATTTGCCAATCGATTTTAAG AATAAATGCAATGTTGGGTATGCCTTCATCAATATGGTATCGCCTTCACACATCATCACCTTTTATGAG GCATTCAATGGAAAGAAATGGGAAAAATTCAATAGTGAAAAGGTCGCTTCTTTGGCGTATGCAAGAATTCAGGGAAAGATTGCTCTCGTGTCTCACTTTCAGAATTCGAGTTTGATGAATGAAGACAAGCGTTGCCGGCCAATCGTCTTCCAATCGGAGAGCCAAGGGACTGGTGATCTG GAACTGTTCCCATCTGGCAATCTTAACATCTTTATCCGTCAGCCCGATGGGTCCTACTTAGGAGATTCTCTTGACAGTCCGAGGGGTGATTCAGACATCTTCGGAAGCTGA
- the LOC121808757 gene encoding uncharacterized protein LOC121808757, with amino-acid sequence MQKIKEFPNITLFIFTITTPPSTAAGELGRHQHLRHNSSITGCTGLCLWPRWHRLLPHPARGRLLCPDQPPPPRLLPEESNPQQLQLCWLSRYNKHSSKLCDMPLAHCPSLSTSSSVLNTSSSIGTHVFGAGPVPPSPTAAALPNSCIHVLQLLALLLSVLPN; translated from the exons atgcagaaaataaaG GAATTCCCTAATATTACATTATTCATATTTACCATCACCACTCCTCCATCTACTGCCGCGGGGGAGCTGGGGCGTCACCAGCATCTCCGCCACAACAGCAGCATTACAGGCTGCACTGGACTATGCCTGTGGCCACGGTGGCACAGACTGCTCCCCCATCCTGCCCGGGGGAGGCTGCTTTGCCCCGATCAACCTCCGCCACCACGCCTATTACCAGAGGAATCCAATCCCCAGCAGCTGCAACTTTGCTGGCTCAGCCGTTACAACAAGCACTCATCCAA GTTATGTGACATGCCACTAGCCCACTGCCCATCTCTAAG CACAAGTTCATCGGTGTTGAACACGAGTAGCTCGATTGGAACCCATGTTTTCGGGGCTGGTCCAGTCCCTCCCTCTCCTACTGCAGCTGCCCTGCCTAACTCTTGTATACATGTACTGCAACTCTTGGCACTACTTCTGTCAGTTCTACCTAATTAG
- the LOC121806595 gene encoding uncharacterized protein LOC121806595, which produces MSNDPKKQESHKQQSCRDVSLGNELWTDGLICAFEFIRGNRKPHHSGTGLKVESSQASAVDKSQNGVYGDTDAYDVDALDEQSQRREHHLGCFHPRERSFGNYWIPIGWKRISQLLQTLQVDAVWASQSVELDDEDDVAVADVAAPYWERPVGPTWWCHVDAGCPFISSWLSNAQWLHPAISTALRDESKLISERMKHLLYEVPVRVAGGLLFELLGQSVGDPNADEDDIPVVIRSWQAQNFLLTALHVKGSSSNINVLGVSEVQELLAAGCSNTPRTSHEVIALLACRLARWDDRLFRKYIFGAADEIELKFMNRRTYEDMHMFSIILNQEIRRLSTQVIRVKWSLHAREEILFELLQHIRGNAARTMLEGMKKSTRQMIQEQEAVRGRLFTIQDVMQSTVRACLQDQSLHVQHNLGVFGGCGLVLSIITGLFGINVDGIPGSGGAPYAFAVFSGGLVLLGAVLIGIGLIYLGLKRPLTEEKAEVRKLELQELVKMFQKEAESHAQVRKNSKTSSNAAEIFVNGTSLPEEEPMTFEQRDVALLPGPQ; this is translated from the exons ATGAGCAATGATCCTAAGAAACAAGAAAGTCACAAACAGCAGTCGTGTAGGGATGTTTCGCTGGGTAATGAGTTGTGGACGGATGGACTAATATGTGCTTTTGAGTTCATACGGGGTAATAGAAAACCTCATCATTCAGGGACTGGCTTGAAAGTCGAGTCTTCGCAAGCTAGTGCTGTTGACAAGTCACAGAATGGTGTATATGGAGATACAGACGCTTATGATGTTGATGCTCTAGACGAGCAATCTCAGAGACGCGAGCATCATTTAGGCTGTTTTCATCCGCGTGAGAGATCTTTTGGGAATTACTGGATACCAATCGGGTGGAAAAGGATATCTCAGCTACTTCAGACATTGCAAGTTGATGCTGTTTGGGCGTCCCAATCTGTTGAGCTAGATGATGAGGATGACGTGGCTGTAGCAGATGTTGCAGCTCCTTACTGGGAGCGTCCTGTGGGCCCCACATGGTGGTGCCATGTGGATGCAGGCTGCCCTTTTATCAGTTCATGGTTGAGCAACGCTCAGTGGCTGCATCCTGCGATCAGCACTGCATTGAGAGACGAAAGCAAGTTGATAAGCGAACGGATGAAGCACCTTTTATACGAG GTTCCTGTTAGAGTTGCTGGAGGGCTTCTGTTTGAGCTGTTAGGGCAGTCAGTCGGGGATCCTAATGCTGATGAAGATGACATCCCGGTTGTCATACGATCTTGGCAAGCACAGAACTTCTTGTTGACTGCATTGCATGTCAAAGGCTCGTCTTCAAACATTAACGTGTTGGGTGTTTCCGAAGTTCAG GAACTCCTTGCAGCTGGATGTAGCAACACACCACGAACGAGTCATGAAGTTATAGCTCTACTTGCTTGCCGCCTTGCTCGCTGGGATGACAG ATTGTTTCGCAAATACATTTTTGGGGCTGCTGATGAGATTGAATTGAAGTTCATGAATAG GAGAACTTATGAAGACATGCATATGTTCAGCATAATTCTAAACCAAGAAATTCGAAGACTTTCAACACAG GTAATCAGAGTAAAATGGTCTTTACACGCGAGGGAGGAGATACTGTTCGAGCTTCTCCAACACATTCGTGGCAATGCTGCAAGAACTATGCTTGAGGGCATGAAAAAAAGCACAAGGCAAATGATTCAGGAACAAGAAGCAGTCCGAGGTCGTTTGTTTACAATACAAGATGTCATGCAGAGCACTGTTCGTGCATGTTTGCAG GATCAGAGCCTCCACGTGCAGCATAACCTTGGAGTTTTTGGAGGCTGCGGCCTAGTTCTCAGCATCATCACCGGGCTGTTTGGAATAAATGTGGATGGGATTCCAGGATCTGGGGGTGCCCCTTATGCATTTGCCGTGTTCTCTGGTGGTCTTGTCTTGTTAGGAGCGGTGCTGATAGGAATCGGGCTGATCTATCTTGGACTGAAACGGCCGTTGACTGAAGAGAAGGCAGAGGTGAGGAAGCTGGAGCTTCAAGAACTGGTGAAGATGTTTCAGAAGGAAGCTGAATCTCATGCTCAAGTGAGAAAGAACTCCAAAACATCTTCTAATGCTGCAGAGATATTTGTTAATG GCACGAGCTTGCCAGAAGAGGAGCCGATGACATTCGAACAAAGGGATGTGGCCCTTCTCCCTGGGCCGCAGTAG